From a region of the Hyalangium minutum genome:
- a CDS encoding BMC domain-containing protein, translated as MSDPLPLPGPALALLELDSIARGYVVADAVVKRAPVTLAMAEAVTPGKYLLLFSGGVAEVQESFQEGLEVAGRTLLDKLLLPMAADGLVAGLQGRFPGTFGESVGIVETHTVAAALLCADTALKRAEVVLERLQLARGIGGKGVFVLAGELHMVEAALEGAAAAVEPHLLLTTEIIQRPSPELRGRVL; from the coding sequence TTGTCTGATCCCCTGCCACTTCCCGGCCCTGCGCTGGCGCTCCTGGAGCTGGACTCCATCGCGCGCGGCTACGTCGTGGCCGACGCGGTGGTGAAGCGCGCACCGGTGACACTGGCAATGGCGGAGGCGGTGACGCCGGGCAAGTACCTGCTGCTGTTCTCCGGCGGCGTGGCCGAGGTGCAGGAGTCCTTCCAGGAGGGGCTCGAGGTGGCCGGCCGCACGCTGCTGGACAAGCTGCTGCTGCCCATGGCCGCGGACGGGCTCGTGGCCGGGCTCCAGGGCCGCTTCCCGGGCACGTTCGGAGAGAGCGTGGGCATCGTCGAGACGCACACGGTGGCCGCGGCGCTGCTGTGCGCGGACACGGCGCTCAAGCGCGCCGAGGTGGTGCTGGAGCGGCTGCAGCTGGCGCGGGGCATCGGCGGCAAGGGCGTCTTCGTCCTGGCCGGAGAGCTCCATATGGTGGAGGCGGCGCTCGAAGGAGCGGCGGCGGCAGTGGAACCCCACCTGCTGCTCACCACAGAGATCATCCAGCGCCCCAGCCCCGAGCTGCGCGGCCGGGTGCTCTAA
- a CDS encoding BMC domain-containing protein, with protein sequence MATSLRAFVFLDSLQPQLAAHICTTCRGYFPVPYVASLFVEIAPGMAIHGIIDTALKNTRVFPATLVVERAYGMLEVHHEDKGEVRSAGDSILKFLEAKEEDRIKPKLVSNTVIRAIEPMHAMILDKIRFGSLIEPGESLFILECEPAAYAALAANEAEKAANVKLVDVTPYGAFGRLYMAGSEAEIDAAAAAAVAALKGLTGKEPASLKDK encoded by the coding sequence TTGGCCACGTCGCTCCGGGCGTTCGTTTTCCTCGACTCGCTGCAGCCGCAGCTCGCCGCGCACATCTGCACCACGTGCCGTGGCTATTTCCCGGTGCCCTACGTGGCATCGCTCTTCGTGGAGATCGCGCCGGGTATGGCCATCCACGGGATCATCGACACCGCGCTCAAGAACACGCGGGTGTTCCCCGCCACGCTGGTGGTCGAGCGCGCCTACGGCATGCTCGAGGTCCACCACGAGGACAAGGGCGAGGTGCGCAGCGCCGGTGACTCCATCCTCAAGTTCCTGGAGGCCAAGGAAGAGGACCGGATCAAGCCCAAGCTGGTCTCCAACACCGTCATCCGCGCCATCGAGCCGATGCACGCGATGATCCTGGACAAGATCCGCTTCGGCTCGCTGATTGAGCCCGGCGAGTCCCTCTTCATCCTCGAGTGCGAGCCCGCGGCGTACGCGGCGCTGGCGGCCAACGAGGCGGAGAAGGCGGCCAACGTGAAGCTGGTGGATGTGACACCGTACGGCGCCTTCGGCCGGCTCTACATGGCCGGCTCCGAGGCGGAGATCGACGCGGCGGCGGCGGCGGCGGTGGCGGCGCTCAAGGGCCTCACCGGCAAGGAGCCGGCGTCTCTCAAGGACAAGTGA
- a CDS encoding aldehyde dehydrogenase family protein, which yields MSFDAKQIDAIVDQVVRKLSKELSDLPQPVPAPAQPPQGHADDRRGSERRYGTAPLTPEARPPVPSRAPAFHKGRKGIFDDLDAATTAARAAFEEWGELSLEVKDRAIEAMRETTRRAARELSEMAVKETGLGRVEDKIKKNLLCANKTPGTEILKPVAFTGDHGLALLERAPYGVIGSITPTTNPTETIINNGIGMVAGGNAVVFNVHPSAKRVSAYHIQLLNEAIVSAGGPENLLCALAEPTIDSAQALMKHKNVRLLVVTGGPAVVRAAMNSGKRAIAAGPGNPPAVVDETAHIARAAKDIVDGASLDNNIVCIVEKEVFAVASIADELKAQMERYGAYEVTGAAIHRLEKLVVHDGHPVKDWVGKDAEKIADAAGIRVPQGTRLLFAEVDATHPFIQAELLLPVMGFTRLRNVEDCITAAVQAEHGFGHTATMHSTNVDHLSTMARLINTSIFVKNGPSFAGLGMTGEGYTSFTIASPTGEGLTTALSFTRERRCTLKDSFRIV from the coding sequence ATGAGCTTTGACGCGAAGCAGATCGACGCGATTGTCGATCAGGTGGTCCGCAAGCTCTCCAAGGAGCTGTCGGATCTCCCCCAGCCGGTCCCCGCCCCCGCCCAGCCCCCTCAGGGCCACGCGGATGACCGGCGAGGCAGCGAGCGCCGCTATGGCACCGCTCCCCTCACCCCCGAGGCCCGTCCTCCCGTGCCCTCGCGCGCGCCCGCCTTCCACAAGGGCCGCAAGGGCATCTTCGATGACCTCGACGCCGCCACCACCGCCGCCCGCGCTGCCTTCGAGGAGTGGGGCGAGCTGTCCCTCGAGGTGAAGGACCGCGCCATCGAGGCCATGCGTGAGACCACCCGCCGCGCCGCCCGCGAGCTGTCCGAGATGGCGGTGAAAGAGACGGGGCTGGGGCGCGTGGAGGACAAGATCAAGAAGAACCTCCTGTGCGCCAACAAGACGCCGGGCACGGAGATCCTCAAGCCCGTGGCCTTCACCGGGGATCACGGGCTGGCGCTGCTGGAGCGCGCGCCCTACGGCGTCATCGGCTCCATCACCCCCACCACCAACCCCACCGAGACGATCATCAACAACGGCATCGGCATGGTCGCCGGGGGCAACGCGGTGGTGTTCAACGTGCACCCGAGCGCCAAGCGGGTGAGCGCGTACCACATCCAGCTGCTCAACGAGGCCATCGTCTCCGCGGGCGGGCCGGAGAACCTGCTGTGCGCGCTGGCCGAGCCGACGATCGACTCGGCCCAGGCGCTGATGAAGCACAAGAACGTGCGCCTGCTGGTGGTGACGGGCGGGCCCGCGGTGGTGCGCGCGGCGATGAACTCGGGCAAGCGGGCCATTGCCGCCGGCCCGGGCAACCCGCCCGCCGTGGTGGACGAGACGGCTCACATTGCCCGCGCGGCCAAGGACATCGTCGACGGGGCCTCGCTGGACAACAACATCGTCTGCATCGTGGAGAAGGAAGTCTTCGCGGTGGCCTCCATCGCCGACGAGCTCAAGGCGCAGATGGAGCGCTACGGCGCCTACGAGGTGACGGGCGCGGCCATCCACCGGCTGGAGAAGCTGGTAGTCCACGACGGCCACCCGGTGAAGGACTGGGTGGGCAAGGACGCGGAGAAGATCGCGGACGCGGCGGGCATCCGGGTGCCCCAGGGCACGCGGCTGCTGTTCGCCGAGGTGGACGCCACCCACCCGTTCATCCAGGCGGAGCTGCTGCTGCCAGTGATGGGCTTCACGCGGCTGCGCAACGTGGAGGACTGCATCACCGCCGCTGTCCAGGCCGAGCACGGCTTCGGGCACACGGCCACCATGCACTCCACGAACGTGGACCACCTCAGCACGATGGCGCGCCTCATCAACACTTCCATCTTCGTGAAGAACGGGCCCTCGTTCGCCGGGCTGGGAATGACGGGCGAGGGCTACACCTCCTTCACCATCGCCTCCCCCACGGGCGAGGGGCTCACCACCGCGCTGAGCTTCACCCGCGAGCGGCGCTGCACCCTCAAGGACTCGTTCCGCATTGTCTGA
- a CDS encoding EutN/CcmL family microcompartment protein produces MLMGKVVGTVVATRKEQELEGLKLLVLRGMDLEGKVTGPVVVAVDAVGAGVGEVVLYCSGSSARQTKVTKDRPVDATVMAIVDQLEVGGTLKYVKE; encoded by the coding sequence ATGCTGATGGGCAAGGTCGTGGGGACGGTGGTCGCCACGCGCAAAGAGCAGGAGCTCGAGGGCTTGAAGCTCCTCGTGCTGCGCGGCATGGACTTGGAGGGCAAAGTCACCGGCCCCGTCGTCGTCGCCGTGGATGCGGTGGGCGCCGGCGTGGGCGAGGTGGTGCTCTACTGCTCTGGCTCCAGCGCCCGGCAGACGAAGGTGACGAAGGACCGCCCCGTCGACGCGACCGTCATGGCCATCGTCGATCAGTTGGAAGTGGGCGGCACACTGAAGTACGTCAAGGAGTAG
- the eutM gene encoding ethanolamine utilization microcompartment protein EutM: MADALGLIETKGFVGMVEAADAMVKAAKVEFVGYEKIGGGYVTAIIRGDVAAVKAATEAGARGAERVGELVSVHVIPRPHGNLDQVLPLGRKGKTDAGTT; encoded by the coding sequence ATGGCGGATGCACTCGGGCTGATCGAAACGAAGGGCTTCGTCGGCATGGTCGAAGCGGCCGACGCGATGGTGAAGGCGGCGAAGGTGGAGTTCGTCGGCTACGAGAAGATCGGCGGCGGCTACGTGACGGCCATCATCCGCGGCGACGTGGCGGCAGTGAAGGCGGCCACCGAGGCCGGAGCCCGTGGCGCCGAGCGCGTGGGCGAGCTGGTCTCCGTGCACGTGATTCCCCGCCCCCACGGCAACCTGGACCAGGTCCTGCCGCTCGGCCGCAAGGGCAAGACGGACGCTGGGACGACCTGA